A stretch of the Uranotaenia lowii strain MFRU-FL chromosome 3, ASM2978415v1, whole genome shotgun sequence genome encodes the following:
- the LOC129756728 gene encoding transmembrane protein 70 homolog, mitochondrial, whose product MVLLNILARGLRQHSREIASYPSGIACLKTNRQTRWLPVTRHLCSKPSDSKTESTNSDEFKVYYGILTPQIRAVKVFSLTTSLGGIIAQPVLMEQASKIGGTSVVLAVCGIAGFFTFVTPFLLHMVTKKYVTELHYDVVKQEYTASIITFLLQKQQIKFKLEDVNIPEVPGMFTTFEVKGKSLFVDPKLFPDPTHYIKIMGYDKPIDFKFEEARQNAEESSRKK is encoded by the exons ATGGTTTTGTTAAACATACTGGCCCGGGGATTACGCCAGCATTCGAGAGAAATAGCTTCATACCCCAGTGGAATCGCTTGTCTCaaaacaaacagacaaacacGATGGCTACCGGTAACTCGGCACCTCTGCTCAAAACCTTCCGATTCCAAAACTGAAAGTACTAACTCAGACGAATTCAAAGTGTACTACGGAATATTAACACCCCAAATTCGAGCGGTCAAAGTTTTTTCGTTGACCACCAGTCTTGGCGGAATCATCGCACAGCCTGTTCTCATGGAACAAGCCAGTAAGATCGGCGGAACATCGGTGGTCTTAGCGGTCTGCGGTATTGCAGGATTCTTCACATTTGTCACTCCTTTCCTATTGCACATGGTTACAAAGAAGTATGTAACAGAATTGCATTACGATGTTGTTAAGCAAGAATACACGGCCAGCATTATAACATTCTTGTTGCAGAAACAGCAG ATCAAGTTTAAGCTGGAAGACGTGAACATTCCCGAAGTACCCGGCATGTTCACTACGTTCGAGGTCAAAGGTAAATCTTTGTTTGTTGATCCGAAATTGTTCCCAGATCCAACGCACTATATCAAAATAATGGGTTACGACAAgccaatcgatttcaaatttgaagaagcTCGACAGAATGCTGAAGAGAGCTCGAGAAAAAAGTGA